A genomic stretch from Microbacterium proteolyticum includes:
- a CDS encoding SGNH/GDSL hydrolase family protein encodes MRRRPVTLAAASAVALIGVGAVGLRTVISRQAAIARRRIGKPLGEQALDADRVWRRKKHPGRPAELLLLGDSIAAGLGAGRRRDTLGARLAKGIARECGRPVRLRTAAVVGSETAALPVQLGSLPDGYRADIAVIVVGGNDVTHRVPAARAACQLGEIVRTLRSDGIPVVVGTCPDLGTLRAIPQPLRALAARSSRQLAAAQAAAVSRAGGHVVALARAVGPVFAERPEEMFSVDRFHPSALGYRRTAEALLPAVRAALAEESVAAGFADVRLDACPTAPRSSASAVPRDSSRRSAEPSSS; translated from the coding sequence ATGCGTCGTCGTCCGGTGACTCTCGCCGCCGCTTCCGCGGTCGCCCTGATCGGTGTGGGAGCGGTGGGTCTTCGCACCGTCATCTCACGGCAGGCGGCGATCGCCCGACGCCGGATCGGCAAACCTCTGGGGGAGCAAGCGCTCGATGCTGACCGCGTGTGGCGGCGGAAGAAGCACCCGGGACGCCCCGCGGAGCTCCTGCTCTTGGGCGATTCGATCGCCGCAGGGCTCGGCGCGGGCCGCCGTCGCGACACGCTGGGGGCGCGGCTGGCGAAGGGCATCGCCCGCGAGTGCGGGCGTCCGGTGCGTCTGCGCACCGCGGCCGTGGTCGGCTCCGAGACGGCGGCTCTTCCCGTGCAGCTCGGCTCGCTCCCCGATGGCTACCGCGCCGACATCGCCGTCATCGTCGTCGGCGGCAACGACGTGACGCACCGGGTCCCGGCAGCGCGCGCCGCGTGTCAGCTCGGCGAGATCGTGCGGACGCTGCGCTCCGACGGCATCCCCGTCGTCGTGGGCACGTGCCCCGACCTCGGCACGCTCCGGGCCATCCCGCAGCCGCTGCGAGCGCTCGCCGCCCGGTCGTCACGGCAGCTCGCGGCGGCGCAGGCCGCGGCGGTGTCGCGGGCGGGCGGGCATGTCGTCGCCCTCGCGCGCGCGGTGGGACCGGTGTTCGCCGAGCGTCCCGAGGAGATGTTCAGCGTGGACCGCTTCCATCCCAGCGCGCTGGGCTACCGGCGCACCGCCGAGGCGCTGCTTCCGGCCGTGCGGGCGGCGCTCGCCGAGGAGTCCGTCGCGGCAGGATTTGCGGATGTCAGACTCGACGCATGTCCGACCGCCCCGAGATCGTCTGCGTCTGCGGTTCCACGCGATTCGTCGAGGAGATCCGCCGAACCGTCTTCGAGCTGA